The following DNA comes from Fibrobacter sp..
TGGTAACCAGCTGCAAGGATGTGGCAGGCAAGCTCCGCAGTATCAGCGGCAAGGCTAACGGTATCGAATTTGAAGGCCGTCAGATGATGCAGCATTTTGGCTTTATCAGCATTCCCAAGGCCGGTGAGCGTTGCCTTTTCCTGCAATTCGGCAATGTCGTCATCGCGGTTGCAAGCGACGGCAAGAACCATCCCGCCGTAAAGGAAGGCGAAACGGCCATTTACCGCGAAAAGGCACACTATATCATCCTCAAGGATGACGGCACCATAGCCATCAAGGCGGATGGCGGCGTCGATGTCGATGGCGACCTGCGCGTGAACGGCGAAGTGAGCGACAAGGTGGGTAAGCTCTCTAAGCTGCGCGATAATTACAACCTGCACACCCATGTGGGCAACCTCGGTGCTCCTACTTCACCGACGGACAAACAGGATACGGGGGCGTAAATGCTTGACCTGGACACTCTCGATTCCGAATTTTCCCGGATTGTCAAGTCTGCCGACGGCAAGACAAGCGTGGCTCCCCAGCTTGCCAAAGCATACGACGATTATGCCAAGGGCGGCGTCATCCTCGGTGCCGACCTTTCTGCTGGCGGCGATAAGTCGCTGCTTGAAAGCGCCTTTACGGTACTTGACCCGTCTAGCAGCACACCCGCCAACATGGCCGCCAAGCTCTGTGCTTATTGGCAGGGGCTCCCGAAGCCTGGAAATGCAGAACATGGCGGTGTTGACGTTGTGTCCGTCGAGCCGACCTTTTCGGCTGTTCAATCGGTGGTTTTGGATGTTATCACGAATTTGGTGAACGAACAAGCGGTTTCTAAACAGGAGGTTCAAAAGCCATACAAAAAGCTTTTTGGTGCCATTGAAGATGTATTGAAAACCGCTGTCTGCACAATCACTGAAGCCATGTCCACGACACCGCCAAGTACGTCGTCTTTCCCGGAGAATTTACAATGACAACAGACCAGATTAAAGAAGAGGTTCAGCTTTCGCTTACCGTAGCAAAAGGTTCATTTTACAAGAAACCTGAATTTGGCCACCGTTTCAAAGAACTTGCCCGTGAAGTGGCATCCGAAAACACCAGGAGCAAAGCCGAAACTTATGCCACCGAGGCACTAAAGTGGATGCTGGACTACAAGCACCTTAGAAGCGTAGAATCGACGGCAACCTATGCCGATTCCGACAAGCTTCTGGTGCATGTGGTATGTGTTGCATACAATGGCGATGTGATTGAATTTAAGCGTTTTGTGGAGGTCGGCGATGTCCGTAACAGTTGATCAAATCTTGCAGCGCATGATTGTCGATGCGAAAAACTACAACCCGACTATCAAAATTAGTCAGGGAACGGAATTTATATCCGTTTTGCAGCCTCTGCATCTGCCATCTGGGGCGTCTACAAGCAGCTGGACTGGACCCTTGACCAGATTTTCCCGACTACAATGAACCAGGAGAGCCTGGAACAGTGGGCAAACAACCGTGGGCTTGACTACAGCAATCTGACCGCAAGCGAGCTCCTGACGCTCATTTTGTCGTATCTTCGTAACCCGAAGAGCGGTGGCAAGCCTAGTGATTACGAACGCTGGGCACTTGAAGCCTCTTCTACTGGCAAGGCTATCGGGCTCGAATCCTCGATGATTACGGGCACTATGCCCAATTTGAGTGCCGCCAATGCCGTCAAACCGCACGATCGTGAGAGCGTTGCATTTACCTGTGGCTCAAACGATACGGGCAAAGGCGTCATTATCAATTTAGGTGGTTCTAAGGCCATTATCGGCATTGGTCTCGGTTTCATTACCAACCGACCGGCTTCCTTTGGCGTATTTACTTCCGATGACGGCCAGGCATGGACTCGTCAGGGTAAACTTGATATGGCCTACTGGTGGGCAATGACCGATTTCAGCGAAGTATCTGCCAGGTATGTCAAGGTAGAACTAGAAGAAATTGAGGCGCTCGAAAGTTGGCAAACGGAATCCCTGAACGAAGTCAAGTGCTTCGGCATCGAAATTTATGTGCCTAGTGACTCAAATGAGGCCCCGACATCATCCCGATGCCTTAAGAACTACTATGGCGTGGGAACTGTTCTCATGCTGATGGGTCCGAGTTCACTTTCGATGCGCTGTTGTGAAGCTGTCCGGGCAAAGTGCGAATACGAAGGCCCCGTCGCACCTCGTGAAATCTGGACAAATGTCCCGACCGAACCAGTTCTTTCCCTGCGTGTCACGGTACAAGGATTGCAGAACATGGACGAAGAAGCGTTCCGGGAAGACGTTGCCAAGTATTTCGCCGATCTTGAACCTGGAGACCTGTTTATTCCTGCCCAGATTGTGGTCTATGTCCTTAAAAATGGTGGAACCAACGCCACGATCGCGGTTTCGCAGAATGGCGGAGCCTACCAGGAACAGACAGACGCTATTCCGTCTGGAAAAACAGAACAATTTACTCTCGGTGACCTGGAGGTACGACAGTAATGGTTGAGAATCCCTTCGAAAGTCCGCACTACAGGGCCCTTACGCAGCTCTATCCGCTCCAGATGGATGCGGAAGAATATGCCGTAGCCAAGGAGCTTGATAGAGCCCTGGAAAGCGCCGATGCCGTTTACCGTGAAATCTTTCCTGGTTCAGCAATAACGACTCTAGATCGTTGGGAAAACCTTTACGAATTAGGCCATTCCGGCTCCTTGGACGTTCGCCGCCAAGCCCTTTTAGAGGTTATC
Coding sequences within:
- a CDS encoding phage baseplate assembly protein — translated: MMKFFTSLVTSCKDVAGKLRSISGKANGIEFEGRQMMQHFGFISIPKAGERCLFLQFGNVVIAVASDGKNHPAVKEGETAIYREKAHYIILKDDGTIAIKADGGVDVDGDLRVNGEVSDKVGKLSKLRDNYNLHTHVGNLGAPTSPTDKQDTGA
- a CDS encoding phage GP46 family protein, with the protein product MTTDQIKEEVQLSLTVAKGSFYKKPEFGHRFKELAREVASENTRSKAETYATEALKWMLDYKHLRSVESTATYADSDKLLVHVVCVAYNGDVIEFKRFVEVGDVRNS